TCGCCCGCGCGATCCTCCTCGCCGCGGCGGCGATCATCGTGGCCGTCTTCGTCGCAGGCGACGTCGGCCTGTGGAACCTCTGGCGCGCCCAGCAGAAGATGCAGCGGCTCGAGCGGGAGATCGGCGAGCTCGAGACGACGAACGCCACGCTCATGCAGGAGATCGAGCTTATCGGGACGGATCCCTTCGCGATCGAGAAGATCGC
The nucleotide sequence above comes from Candidatus Krumholzibacteriota bacterium. Encoded proteins:
- a CDS encoding septum formation initiator family protein, translated to MKSLWGQGSRYLRINRGRVDVNPNVARAILLAAAAIIVAVFVAGDVGLWNLWRAQQKMQRLEREIGELETTNATLMQEIELIGTDPFAIEKIAREKYGYLRPGDRVYRIITLPADGEITDIDASSLDRDARTF